The Roseovarius sp. EL26 genome contains the following window.
CCAATCGTCGCAGGTAACTGCGAAAAACAACTTGCAGCGCGGCAAGACAATTGCGGTTGCGGGTTTGACGCGGGCAGCACATGTGATCTGCTTTCAGCGGGGTGGTATGCCCATGCCAACCTTGCTGTAACGGATGACGATCGTGTGTGGATGCGTAATCTGCCGGATATTGTTGTCTTTACCCACTTTGGGCGGCGCTTTGCAGTAATCCATGGGGGCGTTTCGGAGATCAGCCGCTTTATCTGGCCGGTTTCTGTGGAAGAGGTGTTTGAGCAGGAGGTGGCGCAGGTGCAAGCCATCGTTGGCCTGGTGAATGGTATCATTGCAGGGCATAGCGGAATTGCATTTCTCCGGCATGTCGCTGGTGTGGAGTGGATCAATGCAGGGGTAATCGGTATGCCTGCTAATGCGGGTGTCGCGACGACGCAATATATAACGATGTGCGAAGGTCAGGCACAAATCCATGCGCTGAATTATGATCATCAGGCTGAACAGAAGGCCATGCGCGCGGCTGGCTTGACGCAGGGCTATCACGATGCGCTCGTTTCCGGTTATTGGCCGTCCGAAGATGTGCTTCCGTCGGATTTACGCCGTGCGGTAACCGCCAGTGGGTGATGACCCTCGACCAGATCACGCAGGCGCTCTTCTAACACATGGGTATAGATCTCGGTCGTGGCGACATCTGCATGGCCCAGAAAGGTTTGGATTACCCGGAGGTCAGCACCGTTGGCCAGCAAATGCGTGGCAAATGCATGGCGCAGGGTGTGCGGTGTGACCTGTGTTGGAGGCACACCGGCTGCGACTGACAATTCCTTGATCAGAAGATAAAATCGATGCCGGGTCAGATGGCCGGATTTTCCCGAAGAAGGGAACAAAAATGCTGAAACAGGTTTGCCTTTAAGACGCGCAACTTCTTGGTTTTCATCCCTTACACCGATCCATGCCGCCAACGCCTCACGGGCCGGAGGGGACAGTGGGACCATACGCTCTTTACCGCCTTTACCTTTGACCAATAGCATGTTGGGATCGCCACGTGTTGACGACACAGGCAGCGAGACCAGCTCTGTTACTCGCATGCCCGTGGCATATAGCAGCTCCATCAGGCAGGTATTGCGCAGTTTGTCGGCGGTTGACCGGCCACATTGGCGTGCTGCGACCAGAAGGTTATCAACCTGCTCCTCGCTCAGAGTTTTGGGTAGACGTTTTGCCTTGCCGGGGCCGCGAATGCGAATGGCAGGATTTTCTGATCGAAACCCTTCCTCAAAAGCAAAGCGATATAGTTGTTTGATGGCCGACAGGCGCCGCGCGCGAGTGGAAATAGCCAGCCCTTGCGCTTCGCAATGGATCAGATAGGCCTCAATATCGTTTTGCGTGGCCATGCCCATGCCAAGCTGGCGGCTGTTTAACCAGTCGCTGTAATTTCCCAGATCGCGGGCATAGGCGGCCAGCG
Protein-coding sequences here:
- a CDS encoding site-specific tyrosine recombinase XerD, encoding MSNNPNWISVFLESQAAEVGAAQNTLAAYARDLGNYSDWLNSRQLGMGMATQNDIEAYLIHCEAQGLAISTRARRLSAIKQLYRFAFEEGFRSENPAIRIRGPGKAKRLPKTLSEEQVDNLLVAARQCGRSTADKLRNTCLMELLYATGMRVTELVSLPVSSTRGDPNMLLVKGKGGKERMVPLSPPAREALAAWIGVRDENQEVARLKGKPVSAFLFPSSGKSGHLTRHRFYLLIKELSVAAGVPPTQVTPHTLRHAFATHLLANGADLRVIQTFLGHADVATTEIYTHVLEERLRDLVEGHHPLAVTARRKSDGSTSSDGQ
- a CDS encoding metallophosphoesterase; the protein is MVIRDLGQQNDPLLLFGGPYSNLQALTALRKQAEKQAISSDRMICTGDVVAYCSAPHETVKMIRDLGCPIVAGNCEKQLAARQDNCGCGFDAGSTCDLLSAGWYAHANLAVTDDDRVWMRNLPDIVVFTHFGRRFAVIHGGVSEISRFIWPVSVEEVFEQEVAQVQAIVGLVNGIIAGHSGIAFLRHVAGVEWINAGVIGMPANAGVATTQYITMCEGQAQIHALNYDHQAEQKAMRAAGLTQGYHDALVSGYWPSEDVLPSDLRRAVTASG